CGGGAAAAAATCCGTCGCCCAGGAAGATCAGGAAAGCGTGGCCGGCGCCGATGGCCAATGCGTTGTCGCGTGCGAGGGCGAGGGCGGCTTCGTCATTGCCCGACCAGCGCACCAGCCGCTTACCGGAGGCCTCGCAGAAGGCCAACCCGAAGCGGATGCCCGGAACCGCGCCCACCAGCGCCTCGTGGAGGTCTTCCACGGTCTTGATGAAATGCGACTGGCCAAAGATGAAGTTGGCGGCGTCCGGCTTGACGATGGGCACCACGGTGAGTTCCATGGCTCCGCTCCTGCAGGATGAGCTACGCAAATCCATGGTAGGCCGCCGGAAGGTGATTGCAAGCCGCCACAAGCTATCGATCTGTGCTCGCTGATGTGGCGAGAGCCAATCTCGCACGAGCCGCTGGCATGAGGCGACCGGCGCCGGAAACCACATCGATGGCCGCGGGTTAGATCTTGCCGGCTGGAGGCCCCGACGGGAGGAACCCCCGAGATGGACGAACAAACGAGAACTGAACTTTGGGACCTGGCCGCCGGCACATTCATCGCAGTCTCGGTAGTCAGCAGCCTCGCGTTTGTCATTGTCAGCGCGATTCGCTAAGCGCGCGCGGCGCCGTGTCCTAATTCCCACAGTGCGAGCTGAACGGCGCCGCTGTGTCAGCCAGCGAACAGACTTGTTTGATCCACCCTTCAAGCTACAGGCGTTTGATTACCGATTGATACTGGCGGGTCGCCCGGTGGCCTTGGTAGGTGGCCACCGGGCTTTCGCGTCGTGGTGGACGAGGGCGATTTTCCTTCGCCGAAAAAATTTACGCAAAGGCACTTGGCTGCGAGAGGCTAGCTCACCAATAGCCCCAGGGTCCGTAAGGCCTGTAGAACCGGGCGATCCCAGGTTCCTGGATTGCTTGCCAAGGACCGTAATCGTAATAGGGGCCATAACCGACGTATGCTGGATAGTTGCTATAGCCGGCGTAGTAGCCGCCATAGTACGGGGCGCCATAGTAGCCGTAAGCGCTGCTTGCGATCGCGCCACCGACTAGGGCACCGGCTAAAGCGCCCGCTCCCCAACTCCAACCTCGTCCCCAGCCTCCTCTGTATCCCCAGCCGCCGCCGCGCCAGCCGCCCCACCGGACTTGGATCGAACTGTCGGCAACCAGCGATTTCATCGCTGTCAGGTTAGTCGGTAACGGTGCCGCACAGAGCGAAGCGGCGCTGAAGGCCATCAAGGTTCCAGCCAATGCGCATGCGAAGCCCAATCTGATGGTATGCATGTTTTCCTCCATCACTTGGTGCCAGAGGCTTCCGAACAGATACTCCGCAGGTTCGGTGATCAGTGGACGCGACGCTCCCAGCACAGTAGCCATTCCGGCATCACGTCGAGCGCATGGCACAGCTTTATCAGCTCGATCGGGTAGAGCTCTGCTCGCCCGCGCTCCCAGCTCACGATCTGTGCCTCACTGTAGCCCGTCAGTTCGGCGAGCTCCCTGCGATCAATGTGGGCCTTGGCCATCGCGCGCGTCAGGCGCTGGCCAATCCGCTGCTGCTTGGCGACGTAGTTCTCCCTGGGCATCGCCATGCCTCCCTGATCGGACTACATCCTACACTGAATTTGTCTGCGATGGCAGTCTCGGGTGAG
This genomic interval from Bradyrhizobium sp. NP1 contains the following:
- a CDS encoding adenosine-specific kinase, with translation MELTVVPIVKPDAANFIFGQSHFIKTVEDLHEALVGAVPGIRFGLAFCEASGKRLVRWSGNDEAALALARDNALAIGAGHAFLIFLGDGFFPVNVLAAVRAVPEVCRIYCATANPTQVIVAQTELGRGVLGVVDGASPLGVEADADIAWRKDLLRKIGYKL
- a CDS encoding helix-turn-helix transcriptional regulator; this encodes MPRENYVAKQQRIGQRLTRAMAKAHIDRRELAELTGYSEAQIVSWERGRAELYPIELIKLCHALDVMPEWLLCWERRVH